Proteins co-encoded in one Salvia splendens isolate huo1 chromosome 4, SspV2, whole genome shotgun sequence genomic window:
- the LOC121799272 gene encoding uncharacterized protein LOC121799272, giving the protein MCILCVIQKWSRRIATMLPWLVIPLIGLWALSQLLPPAFRFEITSPRLACLLVLLVTLFWYEVLMPQLSAWRVRRNDRLRERKRFEAIERQKLRKTATRRCRNCLTAYRDQNPGGSKFMCSYCGHISKRPVLDLPVSPGMGNSGILKDLVGKGGKILNGKNWSDNGWICGQDWLENGNWVVGPFAGKSNRKRNGIGVGLFGGDDDHCLAEKSYSRVFIFACKILTAFLLSIMWIWRKIFRVSSSSDDTSSDSERRGMLDNQSENGGNGQESRGEKARRKAEEKRHARLEKELLEEEERKQREEVARLVEEQRRLRDEKLEAEKDRSKGSPRAKERDSRKESERKHQERRKEKDRGSSKSNSDVEELEKRVGKESDNNKRSDSDRRDQQRSTPESMKAHGTELGHGFKGAAAGSHNRGNAGTRYLDRMKGTFFSSSRAFTRGGFFGKNTNMPIVLRELKPSPLLENAQTVAYRKETVQPDQASGRPTVHVDDKGSNRPVLIEHKPSTAPKKSWQQLFARSPPVSAPSNTNVISRPTGNHKAEVQNTPFSGNPPPTKSVDNPIDFGLQSPFSLPSFPFESSTSSTVLPLSSEPIQPKRADKQHQFLLEETEIFEDPCYVPDPISLLGPVSESLDSFQLDLGFVDTGMEKPCAVKTKSAHSKVTKPSPIESPLSRSRVSEDSSNGLNGNGTWQMWNSSPLVQDGLGLVGGPINWHLHPEMNLLNKEDNMRHVPHKTMASLFKKDEQTSSGPHPPQHVLFGNSQNGGIINTSGPPISDGPWLPRTLFGQTSDNQAAMKPNGEMLQNGLIYGNTSGPPANHQFDVPASSCWTRKDWTVAGSRENVGSSPTNRPHIGGLYSPPDVQSLWSYE; this is encoded by the exons ATGTGTATACTTTGCGTGATTCAGAAGTGGTCGCGGAGGATTGCTACCATGTTGCCATGGCTAGTAATACCACTGATTGGGCTATGGGCTCTGTCGCAGCTCTTGCCTCCGGCGTTCCGATTTGAAATCACGTCGCCGAGGCTTGCTTGCTTGTTAGTACTGTTGGTAACACTTTTCTGGTACGAGGTTCTCATGCCTCAGTTGTCAGCGTGGAGGGTCAGGAGGAATGATAGGCTTAGGGAGAGGAAAAGGTTTGAGGCTATTGAAAGGCAAAAGTTGAGGAAGACTGCCACCCGGAGGTGTAGGAATTGCTTAACAGCGTATCGGGATCAGAATCCCGGTGGGAGCAAGTTCATGTGCTCTTATTGTGGCCATATTTCAAAGAGGCCGGTTCTGGATTTGCCTGTCTCTCCAGGAATGGGTAATTCAGGGATATTGAAGGATCTCGTTGGCAAAGGTGGGAAGATATTGAATGGGAAGAATTGGTCGGACAATGGGTGGATATGTGGGCAGGACTGGCTGGAGAACGGTAATTGGGTTGTGGGGCCTTTTGCGGGCAAGTCGAACCGGAAGAGGAATGGCATTGGTGTCGGCTTATTTGGAGGGGATGATGATCATTGTCTGGCTGAAAAATCTTATTCtcgtgtttttatttttgcttGCAAAATATTAACTGCTTTTTTATTGAGCATCATGTGGATTTGGAGAAAGATTTTTAGGGTTAGTTCATCCAGTGATGATACATCATCTGATTCAGAACGCAGAGGAATGCTCGATAATCAAAGCGAAAATGGAGGGAACGGTCAGGAGAGTAGAGGAGAGAAAGCTCGAAGAAAAGCTGAGGAGAAGAGGCATGCTAGATTAGAGAAGGAGCTACTGGAAGAGGAGGAAAGAAAGCAGCGCGAAGAGGTCGCAAGACTAGTTGAAGAACAGAGGAGATTACGAGATGAGAAACTGGAAGCTGAAAAAGATCGCAGTAAGGGGTCTCCCCGAGCTAAGGAAAGAGATAGTAGAAAAGAATCCGAAAGAAAGCACCAGGAAAGAAGGAAGGAGAAAGACAGAGGATCAAGTAAAAGCAACTCTGATGTTGAGGAGTTGGAGAAGCGAGTCGGCAAAGAAAGTGACAATAACAAGAGGAGTGACAGTGATAGACGGGACCAACAGAGAAGTACACCTGAAAGTATGAAAGCTCATGGTACAGAACTGGGGCATGGATTTAAGGGTGCTGCAGCAGGCAGTCATAACCGAGGGAATGCTGGAACAAGATATTTGGATCGCATGAAGGgcacatttttttcttcttctagaGCATTTACCAGAGGTGGTTTTTTTGGAAAGAATACTAACATGCCAATTGTTTTGAGAGAACTGAAACCAAGCCCATTGCTAGAAAATGCTCAAACTGTTGCATATAGAAAAGAAACAGTACAACCTGACCAGGCTTCTGGTAGACCAACTGTACATGTAGATGATAAGGGTTCTAACCGCCCG GTGCTCATTGAACATAAACCAAGTACAGCTCCTAAAAAGTCGTGGCAGCAACTATTTGCACGTTCACCACCTGTTAGTGCCCCCTCCAACACGAATGTTATAAGCAGACCAACCGGGAATCATAAAGCAGAAGTTCAGAACACCCCCTTTTCTGGTAACCCTCCCCCAACAAAATCAGTTGACAATCCTATCGATTTTGGGCTGCAGTCTCCGTTTAGTCTACCATCATTTCCCTTTGAATCGAGTACTAGCAGTACAGTTCTTCCATTATCTTCCGAACCTATTCAACCTAAAAGGGCAGATAAACAACATCAATTTCTGCTAGAGGAGACAGAGATCTTTGAAGACCCCTGTTATGTTCCAGATCCAATATCCTTGCTTGGACCAGTTTCTGAATCACTCGATAGCTTTCAGCTGGATCTGGGTTTTGTCGATACTGGAATGGAAAAACCATGTGCAGTGAAGACTAAATCTGCACATTCCAAAGTTACCAAGCCATCGCCAATAGAGTCTCCATTATCGCGGTCACGTGTTTCAGAGGATAGCTCCAATGGCTTAAATGGCAATGGCACCTGGCAGATGTGGAATAGCTCTCCTCTTGTTCAGGATGGTCTTGGTTTGGTTGGTGGGCCTATCAACTGGCATTTGCATCCAGAGATGAACTTGTTGAACAAGGAAGATAATATGCGTCATGTACCTCATAAAACTATGGCTTCACTGTTCAAGAAGGATGAACAAACCTCTTCTGGACCTCATCCTCCCCAGCATGTTCTATTTGGGAATTCTCAAAATGGTGGAATAATCAATACATCCGGGCCGCCAATTTCTGATGGTCCGTGGTTGCCAAGAACTTTATTTGGACAAACTTCTGATAATCAAGCTGCAATGAAGCCTAATGGGGAAATGCTTCAGAATGGCCTAATTTATGGAAATACTAGCGGACCTCCTGCTAACCATCAATTTGACGTTCCTGCTTCTAGTTGTTGGACTAG AAAAGACTGGACAGTGGCGGGTTCACGAGAAAATGTTGGAAGCTCTCCTACGAATAGGCCTCACATCGGAGGCCTCTACTCACCGCCGGATGTACAGTCTCTTTGGTCGTACGAGTAG
- the LOC121799275 gene encoding CBL-interacting protein kinase 2-like, whose protein sequence is MDNKGGVLMQRYEFGKLLGQGTFAKVYHARDVKNGESVAIKVIDKEKIVKVGMVEQIKREISVMKLVRHPNVVQLYEVMATKGKIYFVMEHVRGGELFNKVTKGKMKEDAARKLFQQLISAVDFCHSRGVYHRDLKPENLLLDEHGNLKISDFGLSALAETRQQDGLLHTMCGTPAYVAPEVISRRGYDGAKADIWSCGVILFVLLSGHLPFQDSNLMEMYRKIGKAEFKYPNWIPPDARRLISKILCPNPNTRISISKIMENSWFRKGLKSRSLKHAAADPSGCTNNTKKAILDIDTKSEPVNLNAFEIISLSAGFDLSGLFEGAEQKKEIKFTSNKTAKIITSKLEEVATRLKLKMMKKDGGRLKFEGSREGRKGALSIDAEIFEVAPNFHLVEMKKANGDTLEFQKVVKKEMRPSLKDIVWTWQGEEPSPPHQTGQAEFQTCQDSQA, encoded by the coding sequence ATGGATAATAAAGGAGGTGTCTTGATGCAAAGGTATGAGTTTGGGAAGTTGCTCGGGCAAGGTACCTTTGCGAAGGTCTACCACGCGAGGGATGTCAAGAACGGTGAAAGTGTGGCCATTAAAGTGATTGACAAAGAGAAGATTGTCAAGGTTGGGATGGTGGAACAGATCAAGAGAGAGATTTCTGTGATGAAACTTGTTAGGCATCCGAACGTTGTGCAGCTTTACGAGGTTATGGCCACCAAGGGGAAGATCTATTTCGTAATGGAGCATGTAAGAGGAGGCGAGCTTTTCAACAAGGTGACGAAGGGGAAGATGAAAGAGGATGCTGCGAGGAAACTTTTTCAACAGCTGATCAGTGCTGTTGATTTCTGCCATAGTAGGGGTGTTTATCACCGGGATCTGAAGCCTGAGAACTTACTGCTGGATGAACACGGGAACTTGAAAATCTCTGACTTTGGATTGAGTGCTCTAGCGGAAACAAGGCAGCAAGACGGGCTGCTTCACACAATGTGTGGAACACCTGCCTACGTTGCACCTGAGGTCATCAGCAGACGAGGGTATGATGGTGCAAAGGCCGACATATGGTCTTGTGGTGTGATCTTATTTGTGTTGCTATCCGGTCATCTTCCATTCCAGGATTCGAACTTGATGGAGATGTACAGGAAAATTGGCAAGGCGGAGTTCAAATATCCGAACTGGATCCCACCTGATGCGCGTAGGCTGATTTCCAAGATTTTGTGTCCAAATCCGAACACAAGGATCTCCATATCCAAGATCATGGAGAATTCTTGGTTTCGTAAAGGTCTGAAATCAAGATCCTTGAAACACGCTGCTGCTGACCCAAGCGGATGCACCAACAACACGAAAAAAGCAATTCTTGATATAGACACGAAGTCTGAACCCGTGAATCTGAATGCCTTTGAAATAATCTCCCTCTCGGCTGGATTCGACCTCTCTGGCTTGTTCGAGGGCGCTGAGCAGAAGAAAGAGATCAAGTTCACGTCCAACAAGACAGCCAAGATCATCACCTCGAAGCTAGAGGAAGTAGCCACGCGTCTGAAGCTGAAGATGATGAAGAAGGATGGAGGACGTCTCAAATTTGAAGGATCGAGGGAAGGGAGAAAAGGGGCGCTGTCCATTGATGCAGAGATCTTTGAGGTTGCCCCGAACTTTCATTTGGTCGAAATGAAGAAGGCGAACGGAGACACGTTGGAGTTTCAGAAGGTGGTGAAGAAAGAGATGAGGCCATCTCTGAAGGATATTGTTTGGACATGGCAAGGGGAGGAGCCTTCACCACCACACCAAACTGGGCAAGCAGAGTTTCAGACATGTCAAGATTCACAAGCCtag